A genomic stretch from Aedes albopictus strain Foshan chromosome 2, AalbF5, whole genome shotgun sequence includes:
- the LOC109414823 gene encoding AP-2 complex subunit mu: protein MIGGLFVYNHKGEVLISRVYRDDIGRNAVDAFRVNVIHARQQVRSPVTNIARTSFFHIKRANIWLAAVTKQNVNAAMVFEFLLKIIDVMQSYFGKISEENIKNNFVLIYELLDEILDFGYPQNSDTGVLKTFITQQGIKTATKEEQAQITSQVTGQIGWRREGIKYRRNELFLDVLEYVNLLMSPQGQVLSAHVAGKVVMKSYLSGMPECKFGINDKIVMEAKGRSGISGNADNEASRSGKPVVVIDDCQFHQCVKLSKFETEHSISFIPPDGEFELMRYRTTKDISLPFRVIPLVREVGRTKMEVKVVLKSNFKPSLLGQKIEVKIPTPLNTSGVQLICLKGKAKYKASENAIVWKIKRMAGMKETQLSAEIELLETDTKKKWTRPPISMNFEVPFAPSGFKVRYLKVFEPKLNYSDHDVIKWVRYIGRSGLYETRC, encoded by the exons ATGATCGGCGGACTGTTTGTGTACAATCACAAGGGAGAGGTGCTGATCTCCCGTGTGTATCGGGATGACATCGGACGGAATGCGGTGGATGCCTTTCGGGTCAATGTTATCCACGCGCGGCAGCAGGTCCGATCGCCGGTGACCAACATCGCCCGGACCAGCTTCTTCCATATTAAG CGAGCAAACATCTGGCTAGCCGCAGTCACCAAGCAAAATGTGAACGCCGCCATGGTGtttgagtttcttctgaaaatcatcGATGTCATGCAGTCATACTTCGGCAAAATCTCGGAGGAGAACATCAAGAATAACTTTGTACTGATCTACGAACTGCTGGATG AAATCCTGGACTTTGGTTATCCGCAAAACTCGGATACCGGTGTGCTCAAAACGTTCATTACCCAGCAAGGTATCAAGACTGCCACCAAGGAGGAACAGGCACAGATCACGTCCCAGGTGACAGGCCAAATCGGCTGGCGCCGCGAGGGCATCAAATATCGCCGTAACGAGCTTTTCTTGGATGTGCTCGAGTACGTGAACCTGCTGATGAGTCCCCAGGGGCAAGTTCTGTCGGCGCACGTTGCCGGCAAGGTCGTTATGAAGTCGTACCTTTCTG GCATGCCCGAGTGCAAATTTGGCATCAACGACAAGATCGTAATGGAAGCGAAGGGCCGCAGCGGCATCTCCGGCAATGCGGACAACGAAGCGTCCCGCTCGGGCAAACCGGTTGTCGTGATTGACGATTGCCAGTTCCACCAGTGCGTCAAGTTGAGTAAGTTCGAAACGGAACACTCGATCAGTTTTATTCCGCCGGACGGTGAGTTTGAGCTGATGCGCTACCGCACAACCAAGGACATTTCGTTGCCATTCCGAGTGATTCCGCTGGTGCGAGAGGTGGGCCGCACGAAAATGGAAGTCAAGGTGGTGCTCAAGTCCAACTTCAAACCATCGCTGCTGGGTCAAAAGATTGAAGTCAAGATTCCCACTCCGCTCAACACGTCCGGGGTGCAGCTGATCTGCCTGAAGGGCAAAGCCAAATACAAGGCGTCCGAGAATGCCATCGTATGGAA aatcAAGCGTATGGCCGGTATGAAGGAAACCCAGCTGTCGGCCGAGATCGAACTGCTCGAAACCGACACGAAGAAGAAGTGGACCCGACCGCCGATCTCGATGAACTTTGAGGTGCCGTTCGCACCATCCGGATTCAAG GTCCGCTACCTAAAGGTTTTCGAACCCAAGCTGAACTACTCGGACCATGATGTGATCAAATGGGTGCGCTACATCGGACGCAGCGGGCTGTACGAGACGCGGTGTTAA